One segment of Bradyrhizobium sp. CB2312 DNA contains the following:
- a CDS encoding DUF5107 domain-containing protein — protein MPVEVFLRAFVSFRIALLLSLCAPCVAHAAAPVPDRVSLSEQTTTWSTVKFAVDAENGFVSGALDKSIIVERNFKSYVLENRYLKVTLVPEFGGRILSMVYKPTGHEQLYRTEVGVPYGMKAGNFYYDWLMVYGGIFPTFPDAEHGKTWLKPWAFRVVKEGADEVTVVMSFKDDVDYSARPSKFRGATGIEASYYVTLKADRAALDTRVVLKNPNDRTVQYEYWTCTTLAPGSEPKNPRATGGAEIIAPIRTYTTPAWSANLAHGDESAGMGRRRFENLRYFKNWPTMGIAYAAPDMQGGNFWGVINHDNAEGIIRIADNTLTRGLKMWTWGFPSFTGETDARKDPNEWRPYVELWAGVSDQFFHSADFPARSEVSIPETYSPTVGMSNVTHANEKILINFSAEASRAVAEFFSIEPAIPLLVTLKQGDTALFSGEVSADPNNGNRISAAIADGRSGEKIRLTIKTTDGIELIAAETAIK, from the coding sequence ATGCCAGTTGAGGTCTTCTTGCGTGCCTTCGTCAGTTTCAGAATAGCACTCCTGTTGTCGCTCTGTGCGCCTTGCGTCGCGCATGCCGCCGCGCCGGTGCCCGATCGTGTGTCGCTCAGTGAGCAGACGACGACGTGGAGCACCGTCAAGTTCGCCGTTGATGCGGAGAATGGCTTTGTCAGCGGGGCGCTCGACAAGAGCATCATCGTCGAACGCAATTTCAAATCCTACGTGCTTGAGAACCGATATCTGAAGGTAACGCTCGTCCCCGAATTCGGGGGGCGTATTCTTTCCATGGTCTACAAGCCGACCGGCCACGAGCAGCTTTATCGAACGGAAGTCGGAGTGCCCTACGGCATGAAGGCCGGAAATTTCTACTACGACTGGCTGATGGTGTACGGCGGGATCTTCCCAACGTTTCCGGATGCCGAGCACGGCAAGACGTGGCTGAAGCCGTGGGCTTTCCGGGTGGTGAAGGAGGGGGCCGACGAAGTCACGGTCGTGATGTCGTTCAAGGATGACGTCGACTATTCCGCGCGGCCCAGCAAGTTCAGGGGCGCGACCGGCATCGAGGCGAGCTACTACGTGACGCTGAAGGCCGATCGTGCCGCACTCGATACGCGCGTGGTGCTGAAGAATCCGAACGACAGGACGGTCCAATACGAGTACTGGACGTGCACGACGCTCGCTCCGGGATCGGAGCCGAAAAATCCCAGGGCGACGGGCGGCGCCGAAATCATCGCGCCGATCCGGACTTACACGACGCCTGCCTGGTCGGCCAATCTGGCACACGGCGACGAGAGTGCGGGTATGGGCAGGCGGCGCTTCGAAAACCTGCGCTACTTCAAGAACTGGCCAACGATGGGCATCGCCTATGCTGCACCGGATATGCAGGGCGGGAATTTCTGGGGCGTCATCAACCATGACAATGCAGAAGGCATCATTCGCATTGCGGACAATACCCTCACGCGGGGCTTGAAAATGTGGACGTGGGGGTTTCCGTCGTTCACCGGCGAAACCGATGCCCGGAAGGATCCGAACGAGTGGCGGCCGTACGTCGAATTATGGGCGGGCGTGTCAGACCAGTTTTTCCACAGCGCAGATTTTCCCGCGCGCAGTGAGGTGTCGATTCCGGAAACCTACAGCCCGACCGTCGGCATGAGCAACGTGACGCATGCGAACGAGAAAATCCTGATCAATTTCTCGGCCGAGGCGTCTCGCGCCGTCGCCGAGTTCTTCAGCATCGAACCGGCCATCCCGTTGCTTGTCACGTTGAAACAGGGTGACACGGCTCTGTTCAGCGGGGAAGTGAGCGCCGATCCGAACAACGGAAATCGCATTTCGGCCGCGATTGCCGATGGCCGCAGCGGGGAAAAGATACGGCTAACGATCAAGACCACGGACGGAATAGAGTTGATCGCCGCCGAAACGGCGATCAAGTGA
- a CDS encoding YaiI/YqxD family protein, translating to MTDTPTRIYVDADACPVKDEIYRVALRHNVPVSVVAGNFIRVPPDPLIERIAAGAGMDAADDWIAERAKPGDVVVTSDIPLASRCVKAGADVIAPNGKPFTEESIGMTLAVRNLMTDLRSAGEVTGGPRSFSPRDRSAFLSALDQTLRRIQRRRTDAAATSQNLSQG from the coding sequence ATGACTGACACCCCCACCCGCATCTATGTCGACGCCGACGCCTGCCCGGTGAAGGACGAGATCTACCGCGTCGCGCTCCGGCATAACGTGCCCGTCAGCGTGGTTGCCGGCAACTTTATCCGCGTGCCCCCGGACCCGCTGATCGAGCGTATCGCGGCCGGCGCCGGCATGGACGCGGCCGATGACTGGATCGCCGAGCGGGCCAAGCCGGGGGACGTCGTCGTGACATCGGACATTCCGCTGGCGAGCCGCTGCGTCAAGGCGGGCGCCGACGTGATCGCGCCGAACGGGAAACCGTTCACCGAGGAGTCGATCGGGATGACGCTCGCGGTGCGCAATTTGATGACGGATCTGCGCTCAGCCGGCGAAGTCACCGGCGGCCCGCGCTCGTTCTCGCCGCGCGACCGCTCCGCGTTCCTCTCGGCGCTCGACCAGACGCTGCGCCGGATCCAGCGCCGCCGCACTGACGCGGCCGCAACGAGCCAGAATTTGAGTCAAGGCTAA
- a CDS encoding ATP-binding cassette domain-containing protein gives MAPTLIQLKDIRLTFGGTPLLSGVELNVAPSERVCLIGRNGSGKSTLLKIAAGLVEPDSGTRFVQPGATVRYLPQEPDFGAHKTTLAYVESGLAPGDDQHQARYLLEQLGLTGEENPHNLSGGEARRTALAYVLAPSPDILLLDEPTNHLDLATIEWLEQELDSRRSALVIISHDRRFLTNLSRSTAWLDRGKIKQIDRGFASFESWRDEVLAEEERDQHKLDRKIVDEEHWLRHGVSGRRKRNVKRLANLHALRDQRRDYRGTAGAASLAAAEAEQSGKLVIEAKGITKAYGERKIVENFSTRIQRGDRLGVIGPNGAGKTTLVNLLTGGAEPDSGIVRLGANLETATLDQRRESLDPKSTLAEALTGGRGDQIMVGGKPKHVVGYMKDFLFAQEQRGTPVEVLSGGERGRLMLARALAKPSNLLVLDEPTNDLDLETLDVLEEMLGDYEGTVILISHDRDFLDRVVTSVIAPEGNGKWIEYAGGYSDMLSQRGADLKRETKAQPVAEKKEERAPVPSSAPRRKLSFNEKHALETLPKRMDTLQADIAKLQRVLDDPNLYAKDRKTFEDTSAAIAKAHEELSAAEERWLELEMLREEIEQA, from the coding sequence ATGGCGCCGACGCTGATCCAACTGAAGGACATCAGGCTGACCTTTGGCGGCACGCCGCTGCTGTCAGGTGTCGAGCTCAATGTCGCGCCTTCCGAGCGCGTCTGCCTGATCGGCCGCAACGGCTCGGGCAAATCGACACTGCTGAAGATCGCGGCCGGCCTGGTCGAGCCCGATAGCGGCACGCGCTTCGTGCAGCCTGGCGCGACGGTGCGCTATCTGCCGCAGGAGCCGGATTTCGGCGCGCACAAGACCACGCTCGCTTATGTCGAGTCCGGGCTCGCCCCCGGCGACGACCAGCACCAGGCGCGCTACCTGCTGGAGCAGCTTGGCCTCACCGGCGAGGAAAACCCGCACAATCTCTCCGGCGGCGAGGCCCGCCGCACGGCCCTGGCCTACGTGCTCGCGCCCTCGCCCGATATATTGCTGCTGGACGAGCCGACCAACCATCTCGATCTCGCCACCATCGAATGGCTGGAGCAGGAGCTCGACAGCCGCCGCAGCGCGCTGGTGATCATCAGCCACGACCGCCGCTTCCTCACCAATCTGTCGCGTTCGACCGCCTGGCTCGACCGCGGCAAGATCAAGCAGATCGACCGCGGCTTTGCCTCGTTCGAGAGCTGGCGCGACGAGGTGCTGGCCGAGGAAGAGCGCGACCAGCACAAGCTCGACCGCAAGATCGTCGACGAGGAGCACTGGCTGCGCCACGGCGTCTCCGGCCGGCGCAAGCGCAATGTCAAGCGTCTCGCCAATCTGCACGCGCTGCGCGACCAGCGCCGCGACTATCGCGGCACCGCCGGCGCCGCCAGTCTCGCCGCGGCGGAAGCCGAGCAATCCGGCAAGCTGGTGATCGAGGCCAAGGGCATCACCAAGGCCTATGGCGAGCGCAAGATCGTCGAGAATTTCTCGACCCGCATCCAGCGCGGCGACCGGCTCGGCGTCATCGGCCCGAACGGTGCCGGCAAGACCACGCTGGTCAATCTACTCACCGGCGGGGCGGAGCCTGATTCCGGCATCGTGCGGCTCGGCGCCAATCTGGAGACGGCGACGCTCGACCAGCGCCGCGAAAGCCTCGATCCCAAATCGACGCTGGCCGAAGCGCTGACCGGTGGCCGTGGCGATCAGATCATGGTCGGCGGCAAGCCGAAACACGTCGTCGGCTACATGAAGGACTTCCTGTTCGCCCAGGAGCAGCGCGGTACGCCGGTGGAGGTGCTCTCCGGCGGCGAGCGCGGCCGTCTGATGCTGGCGCGCGCACTGGCAAAGCCCTCGAACCTGCTGGTGCTGGACGAGCCGACCAACGATCTCGACCTGGAGACGCTCGACGTGCTCGAGGAGATGCTCGGCGATTACGAGGGCACGGTCATCCTGATCAGCCACGACCGCGACTTCCTCGACCGCGTCGTGACCTCCGTGATCGCGCCTGAGGGCAACGGCAAGTGGATCGAATATGCCGGCGGCTACAGCGACATGCTGAGCCAGCGCGGCGCGGACCTGAAGCGCGAGACGAAGGCGCAGCCTGTTGCAGAAAAGAAAGAGGAACGCGCCCCTGTTCCGTCGTCGGCGCCCAGGCGGAAGCTGAGCTTCAATGAGAAGCACGCGCTGGAAACACTGCCGAAGAGGATGGACACGCTTCAGGCCGATATTGCAAAATTGCAGCGCGTGCTCGACGATCCCAACCTCTACGCCAAGGATCGCAAGACATTCGAGGATACGTCGGCTGCGATCGCCAAGGCCCATGAAGAACTGTCCGCCGCCGAAGAGCGCTGGCTCGAACTGGAAATGCTGAGAGAAGAGATAGAGCAGGCTTGA
- a CDS encoding D-TA family PLP-dependent enzyme, which translates to MTTPLAAKIAREYGTPCAVIDMDKVERNIARIQKACDDAGVANRPHIKTHKNPTIAKMQVAAGAKGITCQKIGEAEIMANAGIDDILISYNLLGEEKMARLGALNAKTNMTVAADNSTVVAGLPKAAAASGRPLSVVVECDTGRKRAGVETPAEAIALAREIAGSKGLEFAGFMLYPTETGWGDAQKFFDEALAGVRAHGLDAKIVSTGGTPNLVNLGKLKGGTEHRFGTYIYNDRMQVAAGSATWDDCALHIYSTVVSRAAPERGILDAGSKTLTTDTGGLDGHGLILEHPEARIAKFAEEHGFLDLSRSNTRPNVGDVVRIVPNHVCVVVNMMDEVVMVRGEEIIGTLPVAARGKLR; encoded by the coding sequence ATGACCACTCCCCTCGCCGCCAAGATCGCCCGCGAATACGGCACGCCCTGCGCCGTCATCGACATGGACAAGGTCGAGCGCAACATCGCGCGCATCCAGAAGGCCTGCGATGATGCGGGTGTCGCCAATCGCCCGCACATCAAGACCCACAAGAACCCGACCATCGCGAAGATGCAGGTCGCGGCCGGCGCCAAGGGCATCACCTGCCAGAAGATCGGTGAGGCCGAGATCATGGCCAATGCCGGCATCGACGACATCCTGATCAGCTACAATCTGCTGGGCGAAGAAAAGATGGCGCGGCTCGGCGCGCTGAACGCCAAGACCAACATGACGGTCGCCGCCGACAATTCGACCGTGGTGGCCGGCCTGCCGAAGGCTGCCGCAGCTTCCGGCCGCCCGCTCTCGGTCGTGGTCGAATGCGACACGGGCCGCAAGCGCGCGGGCGTCGAGACGCCCGCGGAAGCGATCGCTCTGGCACGCGAGATCGCGGGGTCGAAGGGACTGGAGTTTGCCGGCTTCATGCTCTACCCGACCGAGACCGGCTGGGGCGATGCGCAGAAGTTTTTCGACGAAGCGCTCGCTGGCGTGCGCGCGCACGGGCTCGATGCAAAAATCGTCTCGACTGGCGGCACGCCGAACCTCGTCAACCTCGGCAAGCTCAAGGGCGGCACCGAGCATCGCTTCGGCACCTACATCTACAATGACCGCATGCAGGTCGCGGCCGGCTCCGCCACCTGGGACGATTGCGCGCTCCATATCTATTCGACGGTGGTGAGCCGCGCCGCACCCGAGCGCGGCATTCTCGACGCCGGCTCGAAGACGCTGACCACGGATACCGGCGGCCTCGACGGCCACGGCCTGATCCTGGAGCACCCCGAAGCCAGAATCGCGAAGTTCGCCGAGGAGCACGGCTTCCTCGACCTCTCCCGCAGCAACACGCGGCCGAATGTCGGCGACGTCGTCCGCATCGTGCCGAACCACGTCTGCGTCGTCGTCAACATGATGGACGAGGTCGTGATGGTGCGCGGCGAGGAGATCATCGGCACCCTGCCGGTGGCCGCGCGCGGGAAGCTGCGGTAG
- a CDS encoding TIGR03862 family flavoprotein — translation MAAEVLAQGSASVTVYDVMPSAGRKFLMAGRGGLNLTHSEPLPQFMARYREAAPRLQAAIDAFSPDALRAWSEALGEPTFVGTSGRVFPRAFKASPLLRAWLRRLDSAGVRFAFRHRWTGWDAEGRLQFQTPNGTVATGADATVLALGGASWPRLGSDGGWVDILAAKGIAISKLRPANSGFTVGWSKLFRDRFEGQPLKGVALTIGAHTVRGEAMVTRAGIEGGAIYALSAELREAVLGVGQATLTIALRPDLTADALTTRLSGTRGKQSLANFLRKAAQLSPVGIGLMQEAAIASGRQLASFSPAQLAHLVNAIPVQLTGVAPIDRAISTAGGIAFDELDDCFMLRKLPGAFAAGEMLDWEAPTGGYLLQASFATGAAAGRGVLEWLAQSQKS, via the coding sequence ATGGCGGCGGAGGTGCTGGCGCAGGGGAGTGCCAGCGTCACCGTGTATGACGTCATGCCGTCCGCTGGCCGCAAATTCCTGATGGCCGGCCGTGGCGGGCTCAATCTCACCCATAGCGAGCCGCTGCCGCAGTTCATGGCGCGCTATCGCGAGGCCGCACCGAGGCTGCAAGCCGCAATCGACGCCTTTTCGCCGGACGCGTTGCGTGCCTGGAGCGAAGCGTTGGGCGAGCCGACCTTCGTCGGCACCAGCGGGCGGGTGTTTCCAAGGGCGTTCAAGGCCTCGCCCTTGCTGCGCGCCTGGCTGCGGCGGCTCGATAGCGCCGGCGTCCGGTTCGCCTTTCGTCATCGCTGGACCGGCTGGGATGCTGAGGGGCGGCTTCAGTTTCAAACACCGAATGGTACGGTCGCCACCGGGGCTGACGCCACGGTGCTGGCCCTCGGCGGCGCAAGCTGGCCACGGCTCGGATCGGACGGTGGCTGGGTCGATATCCTCGCGGCGAAAGGCATCGCTATCTCAAAGCTGCGGCCGGCCAATTCCGGCTTCACGGTTGGATGGTCCAAATTGTTCCGCGACCGCTTTGAGGGGCAGCCGCTGAAGGGCGTGGCGCTGACGATCGGTGCGCACACCGTGCGCGGCGAGGCGATGGTCACGCGCGCCGGCATCGAGGGCGGCGCGATCTACGCGCTCTCGGCCGAGCTGCGCGAGGCGGTGTTGGGCGTCGGGCAGGCGACGCTGACCATCGCGTTGCGGCCCGACCTCACCGCCGACGCACTGACCACGCGCCTGTCAGGCACGCGCGGCAAGCAATCCCTTGCAAACTTCCTGCGCAAGGCGGCGCAATTGTCGCCGGTCGGTATCGGCCTGATGCAGGAAGCCGCCATCGCGTCGGGGCGGCAGCTGGCCTCGTTCTCGCCGGCGCAGCTAGCGCATCTGGTGAACGCGATTCCGGTTCAGCTCACCGGCGTCGCCCCGATCGACCGCGCCATCTCGACCGCGGGTGGGATTGCCTTCGATGAGCTGGACGACTGCTTCATGCTGCGCAAGCTGCCCGGCGCGTTCGCCGCGGGCGAGATGCTGGACTGGGAGGCGCCGACCGGCGGCTACCTGCTGCAGGCCTCGTTCGCGACTGGAGCTGCCGCGGGCAGGGGTGTATTGGAGTGGCTCGCCCAATCGCAGAAATCGTAG
- a CDS encoding SDR family NAD(P)-dependent oxidoreductase, with amino-acid sequence MAIRFDGRVAIVTGAGNGLGKAHALGLASRGAKVVVNDFGGARDGTGGSLSPAEAVVEEIRKAGGTAMADGADVSNFEQVTAMVERATKEWGSVDLMCANAGILRDKSFGKMEAADFQKVLDVHLVGTFYCCKAAWAGMRDRNYGRIVLTTSSSGLYGNFGQANYGAAKSGMVGLMNVLAEEGRKNNIRVNIISPTAATRMTEELLPPQALQLMKPNAITPAVEYMLSEDAPTRTIMGAGAGSFAVIKVVESEGINLPESEWTPDAIAAHFAEISDMSKARALQGAFEQTQKYVAQAAARAGIKL; translated from the coding sequence ATGGCAATCAGGTTCGACGGACGCGTCGCCATCGTCACCGGCGCGGGCAATGGTCTCGGCAAGGCGCATGCGCTCGGGCTCGCCAGCCGCGGTGCGAAGGTCGTCGTCAACGATTTCGGCGGCGCGCGTGACGGCACCGGCGGCTCGCTGTCGCCGGCCGAAGCCGTGGTTGAGGAGATCCGCAAAGCGGGCGGCACCGCGATGGCCGACGGCGCCGACGTCTCGAATTTCGAGCAGGTCACCGCGATGGTCGAGCGCGCCACCAAGGAGTGGGGCAGCGTCGACCTGATGTGCGCCAATGCCGGCATTTTGCGCGACAAGTCGTTCGGCAAGATGGAGGCGGCCGATTTCCAGAAGGTGCTCGACGTGCATCTCGTCGGCACCTTCTATTGCTGCAAGGCGGCCTGGGCCGGCATGCGCGACCGCAATTACGGCCGCATCGTGCTGACGACCTCGTCCTCCGGCCTCTACGGCAATTTCGGCCAGGCCAATTACGGCGCGGCGAAATCCGGCATGGTCGGCCTGATGAACGTGCTCGCCGAGGAAGGCCGCAAGAACAACATCCGCGTCAACATCATCTCGCCGACAGCAGCGACCCGGATGACCGAAGAGCTGCTGCCGCCGCAGGCGCTGCAATTGATGAAGCCGAACGCGATCACGCCCGCGGTCGAGTACATGCTGAGCGAGGACGCGCCGACCCGCACCATCATGGGCGCCGGCGCCGGCTCGTTTGCGGTGATCAAGGTCGTGGAGAGCGAAGGTATCAACCTGCCGGAATCCGAATGGACGCCCGATGCGATCGCCGCGCATTTCGCTGAGATCAGCGACATGTCGAAGGCTAGGGCGTTGCAGGGCGCGTTCGAGCAGACGCAGAAATACGTGGCGCAAGCCGCGGCACGGGCGGGGATCAAGCTCTAA
- a CDS encoding MaoC family dehydratase, which translates to MNEVWKKPPISLEAYQAMVGKEIGVSSWHLVDQPRIDTYADVIEDHQFIHVDPERAKKETAFGTTIAHGFLTMSLLSIMSYEVMPVIAGTTMGVNYGFDKLRFISPVRSGKRVRGRFVLAEAKLRKPNELQSRTNVTVEIEGEDKPALVADWLGLIYFE; encoded by the coding sequence GTGAACGAAGTCTGGAAGAAGCCGCCAATTTCGCTGGAAGCCTATCAGGCCATGGTCGGCAAGGAGATCGGCGTATCGTCGTGGCACCTGGTCGATCAACCCCGCATCGACACCTATGCCGACGTGATCGAGGACCACCAGTTCATCCATGTCGACCCCGAGCGCGCCAAGAAGGAAACCGCGTTCGGCACCACCATCGCCCACGGCTTCCTGACGATGTCGCTGCTGTCGATCATGTCCTATGAGGTGATGCCTGTCATCGCGGGCACCACGATGGGCGTGAACTACGGTTTCGACAAGCTGCGCTTCATCTCGCCGGTGCGCTCGGGCAAGCGCGTCCGCGGCCGTTTCGTGCTGGCGGAAGCCAAGCTGCGCAAGCCCAATGAGCTCCAGTCCCGCACCAATGTGACGGTCGAGATCGAAGGCGAGGACAAGCCGGCGCTGGTCGCCGACTGGCTCGGCCTGATCTATTTCGAGTAG
- a CDS encoding AMP-binding protein: MTTFQEARAFLLHHRTDYETAVKDFLWPDPVPFNWALDWFDELAKDADARDRPALWIVDTAQDKQTKLSFAALSQRSNQVANFLRAQGLKRGDHLLLLLGNVVPLWETMLAAIKLGVVVIPATTLLTADELRDRLDRGKAKAVVAAEDQVAKFASLGAENIARIVVGTASDGWLAYDEAAKAPESFTPDGPTNADDPMLLYFTSGTTAKPKLVRHSQRSYPVGHLSTMYWIGLKPGDVHLNISSPGWAKHAWSCFFAPWNAGATVFVVNQPRFDAKGLLATIGRCGVTTLCAPPTVWRLFIQENLASFKVALREVCGAGEPLNPEVIDQVQAAWGLTIRDGYGQTETTALAGNSPGQPIKVGSMGRPLPGYRVQVSDADGHPAREGEVALLLGADRPAGLMQGYQGDDGKLSGAEGELYRSGDVVFADEDGYLTFVGRSDDVFKSSDYRISPFELESVLLEHELVAEAAVVPSPDPIRLAIPKAFVLLTSGAERTPATALSIFQHLHTRLAPFKRIRRLEIVAELPKTISGKIRRVQLRRLERDDDRSDPLRGREFREEDFPELPKTRSET; encoded by the coding sequence ATGACCACATTTCAGGAAGCGCGCGCGTTTCTGCTTCATCACCGCACGGATTACGAGACAGCGGTCAAAGACTTCCTTTGGCCCGATCCGGTTCCCTTCAACTGGGCGCTCGACTGGTTCGACGAGCTCGCGAAGGACGCGGACGCCAGGGACCGTCCCGCGCTCTGGATCGTCGATACCGCGCAGGACAAGCAGACAAAGCTGTCCTTCGCGGCGCTCTCGCAGCGCTCCAACCAGGTCGCAAACTTCCTCCGCGCGCAGGGCTTGAAGCGCGGCGATCATCTCCTGCTGCTGCTCGGCAATGTGGTTCCGCTGTGGGAGACCATGCTGGCGGCGATCAAGCTCGGCGTCGTCGTGATTCCCGCAACCACGCTGCTCACCGCCGACGAGCTGCGCGACCGGCTCGATCGCGGCAAGGCGAAGGCGGTGGTAGCGGCCGAAGACCAGGTCGCGAAATTCGCAAGCCTGGGTGCCGAGAATATCGCTCGCATCGTTGTCGGCACGGCCTCGGATGGCTGGCTTGCCTATGACGAGGCGGCGAAGGCGCCCGAGAGTTTTACGCCCGACGGCCCGACCAACGCCGACGACCCGATGCTGCTCTACTTCACATCGGGCACGACGGCAAAACCAAAGCTCGTGCGCCACAGCCAGCGCAGCTATCCGGTCGGGCATCTCTCCACCATGTACTGGATCGGGCTCAAGCCCGGCGACGTCCATCTCAACATCTCGTCACCCGGCTGGGCCAAGCACGCCTGGAGCTGCTTCTTCGCGCCCTGGAATGCGGGCGCGACCGTGTTCGTGGTCAATCAGCCGCGCTTCGATGCCAAGGGGCTGCTCGCCACCATCGGCCGCTGCGGCGTCACCACGCTGTGCGCGCCGCCGACGGTGTGGCGGCTGTTCATCCAGGAGAACCTGGCCTCGTTCAAGGTGGCCTTGCGCGAGGTCTGCGGCGCCGGCGAGCCGCTCAATCCAGAGGTGATCGACCAGGTGCAGGCCGCCTGGGGTCTCACCATCCGCGACGGTTACGGCCAGACCGAAACGACCGCGCTTGCCGGCAACTCGCCGGGGCAGCCTATCAAGGTCGGCTCAATGGGCCGGCCGCTGCCGGGCTATCGCGTGCAGGTCAGTGACGCCGATGGCCATCCGGCCAGGGAGGGCGAGGTGGCGCTGCTGCTCGGCGCCGATCGTCCGGCCGGCCTGATGCAGGGCTATCAGGGCGACGACGGCAAGCTCTCGGGCGCCGAAGGCGAGCTCTATCGCAGCGGCGACGTCGTCTTCGCTGATGAGGACGGCTATCTCACCTTCGTTGGACGCTCCGATGACGTGTTCAAATCCTCCGACTACCGCATCAGCCCGTTCGAGCTGGAGAGCGTGCTGCTCGAGCATGAGCTCGTCGCCGAAGCTGCGGTGGTGCCGAGCCCCGATCCGATCAGGCTCGCGATCCCCAAGGCCTTCGTGTTGCTGACCTCGGGCGCGGAGCGGACGCCCGCGACGGCGCTCTCCATCTTCCAACACCTGCACACGCGCCTTGCGCCGTTCAAGCGCATCCGCCGGCTCGAAATCGTCGCCGAGCTGCCGAAGACGATCTCTGGCAAAATCCGCCGTGTGCAGCTACGACGGCTCGAACGCGACGATGATCGCAGCGATCCGCTGCGCGGCCGGGAATTCCGCGAGGAGGATTTTCCGGAGCTGCCGAAAACACGGAGTGAGACCTAA
- the mmsB gene encoding 3-hydroxyisobutyrate dehydrogenase: MATIAFIGLGNMGGPMAANLVKAGHKVVAFDLVEASRNQAKADGAGVADSAAGAVKGADVVVTMLPAGKHVLGVWNEVVPVMTKGALIIDSSTIDVESARQAHALAAKSGVLSVDAPVSGGTGGAKGATLTFMCGGEEGAFAAAKPVLEKMGKKIVHCGGAGAGQAAKICNNMILGISMIAVSEAFALGEKLGLSHQALFDVASTSSGQCWSLTTYCPVPGPVPTSPANNDYKPGFASALMVKDLTLAQDAAKAAGAATPLGKHAQEIYQSFDAAGQGGVDFSGIIKHVRSLAGK; the protein is encoded by the coding sequence ATGGCCACGATCGCATTCATCGGTCTCGGCAACATGGGCGGCCCGATGGCGGCCAATCTGGTCAAGGCCGGCCACAAGGTGGTGGCGTTCGACCTCGTCGAGGCCTCGCGCAATCAGGCCAAGGCCGATGGCGCCGGCGTCGCCGATAGCGCCGCGGGCGCGGTGAAGGGCGCCGATGTCGTCGTCACCATGCTCCCCGCAGGCAAGCATGTGCTCGGCGTCTGGAACGAGGTCGTTCCTGTCATGACCAAGGGCGCGCTGATCATCGATAGCTCCACCATCGACGTCGAGAGCGCGCGGCAGGCGCACGCGCTCGCGGCCAAGAGCGGCGTTCTCTCGGTGGATGCGCCGGTCTCCGGCGGCACCGGCGGCGCCAAGGGCGCGACGCTCACCTTCATGTGCGGCGGCGAGGAGGGTGCGTTCGCGGCGGCAAAGCCCGTGCTGGAGAAGATGGGCAAGAAGATCGTGCATTGCGGCGGCGCCGGCGCGGGGCAGGCGGCCAAGATCTGCAACAACATGATCCTCGGCATTTCCATGATCGCTGTGAGCGAGGCCTTTGCGCTCGGCGAAAAGCTCGGCCTCTCGCATCAGGCGCTGTTCGACGTCGCCTCGACCTCGTCAGGCCAGTGCTGGTCGCTCACGACCTATTGCCCGGTTCCGGGCCCGGTGCCGACCTCGCCGGCGAACAACGACTACAAGCCGGGCTTTGCCTCGGCGCTGATGGTGAAGGACCTGACCCTGGCGCAGGACGCCGCCAAGGCCGCGGGCGCCGCGACGCCGCTCGGCAAGCATGCGCAGGAGATCTATCAGTCTTTCGACGCAGCCGGCCAGGGCGGGGTGGATTTTTCCGGAATTATCAAGCACGTTCGCAGTCTCGCTGGAAAATAG